The Chelonia mydas isolate rCheMyd1 chromosome 1, rCheMyd1.pri.v2, whole genome shotgun sequence nucleotide sequence CTACCGAGTTAAACATGATTTGATCTGAAATTTTCAGAAGAGGTATTAATCCCcctttttccccaaaacattttcatttaccaAGATAAACGTGCTATATCATTACCTGAGAGTAAGCTTAATTAAAGTCAATCATTTGGAAAGtggcagttttatttaaaatgttgctgCTCTATGATTACTAAGCTTGTCTAGAAAAGAACTGAACATTTGTTTTCTGCCTGAAGATTGTACAAAGATTTATGAAATAAATGGCAGTAATGATACATACAAATATTGTAATAATGGCCCTATATTTAAGACAGAGCATTTGTATTTTGAAATTTTAACCACCTTGTCTACTCCCTTAATCATCAGAAAGTTATCGCAGTGCATGCTATTCCAGATTACATCAGGGATGTTCCTTTAAAGCACAGTAAGCAATAGATACTCTTATGCTGGATCTTCCTTGAGGCCCAGTTATCTATATTAAATTTAACTTACTACATTTTAAGCCGCTAGATACTAAATACATTGGCCTTTGGTAGCAGCTTTCGTCTCAGAGTGCTTTactaacattaatgaattaagtctTCCAACCTCCCTGAGAGGCACTTAAACATTCTATATGACCcggatcctgcaaagacttacacagaGGATTTACTTTACTCACAGTGAGTGTCATCCCATTTAAGGCAATAGCACTACTCGGGGTATGTAAGGTTAAACGTATATGGAACACTTTGCAGAATCGGAAGTAAGGCTTTTAAGTGGCTTTCCCAAAGTCTCACATAGGAAGTCTGGGaaagagccagaaacagaaccaaGGTTTTTGTACTTAATCACAAGGCTGTACTTCCTGTcctgtgccttaatcacaaggccGTCCTTCCTCCTGGAAGGTGCAAGTTCACTGAGCAGTAGTAAGGAGGTACAGCGTACCCATGAGTTATTAATACAGCACCAGGGAAGCACAGTGCGGTACTACAAGCACAGGTCTGGAAAGCAGGAGTTCCTGTGTTCTAATCTCAGCTTTGACGTTAACCTTtggctcagtttccctatctcaAAAATGAATATGCGACTACTCTGGGGAACATCAAAAAGCTattgtttgcaaagcactctCAACATGAAGATCACTTTATACAtgttaataacattttaaatgtactaCTTCTTGGTACCATGACTCTTCCAAGTGTATCAGGCGAAAGACAGAGCAGGCTGTTTTTTTAACTACACCCATCACCCTCACCAAAATGGATGAAAGGTTTAGCATATGTATACAGTTATCATGGAACAGATAAGTTAGCAGTGGGGACCATGAAGCTTCCTGTAGGAATAAACAGTAAAGGAGAAGTTGTTGATGAACAGATCACTACTATAGGAAAGGTCTCATGCTTAAACCTGCGTGCTAATTGTATTATTAAGGCTTGACTCTGTTGCATCCAGCTGCCCTTGATTGCAGTAGAGTGGAGTGACTGCAAGGGAGCCTGAAGCTGGCTCTGATCTACACCTGCTGGGTATGGCCCCTCAAGAGACCTTCACCAGCCAGGGATTGTTAAGAGCATAGCACAGAGCAGCCACACACCTTCTCCACCCATGTGCACCCCAGACAGCAGGGGAATAGGGTACAAGTGGGCTCTTCTGGCTCTGAACTTGAGGAGGAGATCCAGCCAGGTTCTGGCCcctatgagtatgtctacactgcagctgggaggtgtgattcccagagccagtagacagactcatgctagctcagctccaactagcatgctaaaaatagcagtgtggatgttgtggttTGGTCTAGCCGCTCAAGTCCAAGCCTGCCTGAACCCCTGGGTCTAagctcaggcagctagcctgagccaccaccAGTGGTGCAAGGTCTACATTGATATCTTTAGCAGGCTCGCTCATCTCAAGCTGTTGCAAACCTGTCTACCCATACTGCGaatcagtgtagacatatcctttacAGTGGGAAGGGCCAGAGCATCGGGTCTACTAGATGTATTTATGATCTTTAATGAAGAGCAGTTATCTAATTAAAACATCCTTGCTTAATTTTTCACATGTAGTGCTGAGATGCCAAGGTGAGGAGCACAGCTGAAAAGCCTCCCTGAACTGATTGATGTCAGGCCATCTGTTTGCATCCCACACACTAACAGTATTTCTTATGAAATCAAGAAAAGTCAACAGATGGCACTTCACAGTGTGAAACATTTTCTTAGAAACTAAAGCAGCTAATAGTAAATAgccagggttttgtttttatataacaGATCAAGGGGTAATAAGAAGGgaagccctgcagcccaagtgaTGTCCAACACCCTGACCCATGTATGACATCATTTTTAAGTAGATCTCAAGAGGCTTAAAATCAATGGCACACTATGCCCCCCTCTTTCTAATGCCTTTGTGTCTTACATGTGCTTGCCCTTTTGTTAAGTTGCTCATCATTTATATGAGATACTCTTGCTAGTAATTTATCGCtgtctgttcttttttcttttgcaggcCAGAGAAGGAGAGGTAGCCATTATAGATAAGGTTCTCAATAATCCAGATTTGACATCTAAAGACTTTCAAGAATGGAAACAAATGTACCTTGATCTCTTCTTGGATATTTGTCAAAACAGTACCCCAAGGGACCCTGTAAATGGCTCTTCTGAAGTAGATGCACTTATAGCCTCTTTAGCACACACCCATTCATACATTGAAACGCATGTATAAGTGTCGTCTTTTTTGTCAATTTGCTACATTCCAATCCTTTACTCAGTGCATAAAGTAGTTTTTCTATCAATATTTGGGAGGTCtggtaaattatattttaatgttaCTCGGCTGTGTGAAGTAAACCTTACGTGGTCCAtgatcccattgtcttcaatgggaatttgtatatttttatgctACCAATGCTCAGCTTGTGTTTAGTTTGTGCAAAACAAATGAACAtggtttttaataaataaaaatatatttaaaaatacattttggaagATGGTGAGCTTCAAAATGAAAGCTCTAGAGGATCAAGGTTTTGTGACTGAAGGTCAGTTGacctctttaaaaatgtaattttatactATATAATTCCAGTGTTGCATTACATTTTTGGAGTTCAGGTATTATTTTGATTGTgtggaaaataaaacatttttttatatttaatgaaaAACTCTAGGAATTTTCTTAAGTGACAGACAAAAAGGTAATGCAGTGATTATCGCTGAGTTTTGATGAAAACAGACAAGCATTCGATAAATAAATaaggacaaacaaaaaaaaatcactgacacAAGTTCAGTTATCAAAAGTTCAGGTATTAACTATCCCATGCTTTTTAAAAGCTGGTTTGTAAGAGAGCTATAGTACAGGTTTTTCATCAGTGCaaattagtgtttttgtttttgtatttttaattaagacCAAATTGTATGTTATCCCCCCTTAATTTTATTGTTGGTTCTTTATTATTAATAGTATGATTGCTTTGGCACTGATGGTATCAGGTTCATGTGTAGCTTTTTGCAATGACAGCAATCAGACTTCGACCATGCTTGTTAAGGATGTTTAACTTGTCCAAAAAAAGTAACTAAAGAAAAGGATTCCGACATAATGCTTTCCATCTGAAACACTTTGTCAACTCCCAGGTGGCAGAGAGGGAGTAAATAGGATTTTTCGACTAGTCTCCTACTTGTTTCCTAACCTGTTAAATTCAACATTTTGTATGCAGGGAAAAATGTGATATTAACAAGGTCAAGAACATAATCTGAAAAACTAGTGACAACTAAAAAGCCTCTGTTTTGCTTTTGAAGAGGAAAGGATGTCTCCAGCTTGTGTTGAGTTCACAaaccaattaaaatgttttaaacttaCATAAGATTTCAGCTACATGTGAAACAACCCAGGGAACAGGAGCGAAGCATTTGCTTAGACTTTATGCACATGCCTTGGAATGGGCCTGGAGGGGGAAAATCCTGAATCATGCATTTATCCTTTACCAGCTTAGTGTTTATGAAAAGTGAACAGAGCATGACAAAATATTTGTGCTGCTTTTTAATGTTTTGCTGCAGAAGTTAAGAGTCATGACACGGTTTGATAATACTTATGGCAAATGGAAAAGCACCTGTTAGTAGTCCTTACCATGAGTTGTTCACTGAACCAGCTTTAGACTGTTGCCTGTACAGCTCAGTGAATGTACTTAAACTTTAAGAGCTCAGATGTTTATTGGTAATTATCTTTGCTGTTGGGATGAAGGCAGGAAAGGAGGAGTGTCTCtctgtttatttgttttgaagtttttttaatgcattttggaTTGCAAATGTTTTGCAGATTTTGCACAATTGTACAGAGGCGTGGCCTTTCTGCAGCCCATTTGAAATAATTCTAATTCAAGTCAACATGGCTGACGAATCATGTATTAATGTTTGTATGGAATTCTGGATCCAGTGTAATATTTGTACCATTTAGAAGAATCTGTTTGTATGAACTGGACATTTATTTACTGCATGGGTACTGACTTGTATATTAAATTTGTGAGGTTTTGTATATTTCTCATAACAAAAAATGCTTGACCTGAAATGAATTGTACTATTGTTCCAAGCATTTACACTCTTGTTATTGTTTTACTGGACCAAAAGTAAATATATTCATATAAAAATTCTTCATATCTGATGGATGTATATGCACATCACGTAGCTGATTCTTTGTTGAAACTAAGGCAGTTTAGACCATGTAGATCTGTTGCTATGCAACAGCTATTCTGCCTGCACTTTACTTTAGAAAAGTCAGCTTGATTGCTGTAAAAGGTGAAAATTAAACATTACCATTTAAGATAGTCTAGCCTGAAAGAGAGGAGAACATTTGTCCCATTCATTGTGCTGCCTTCTCTTAATAGAATACTAAATGCTCCTGGACAGATATATTTCTACTGTATTAACTTTCAGGCTAGAAGGGGAACATTGCAAAATGAACTAAAATAAATGTagcttttaaatgaatatttattaaatttgttTTGAGTAAATTAAATCTTTAATCAGACTCTGGAATCTAGTCACATAACTGCATTTTACAGTGCCTTAAAATGTCCTCCCAATCCATTCCCTATTACTCTGTCAGCACTGCCAATGCGAAGTGAGGCAATTGCTTTCTCTGGTATAGCCAGGCATTTAATACAGAATTTCAAAGAGACAAGTTAACTCTCTTTCCTTCTTAGTCCTTAATAAAAGTCAAGCTTTTATTACTTCGTTTCCCTCTCATGTATTGGTTCAACAGTTAAAAAGAATTTCACCATCATCTTGATCATCTAGCAGGACACAGTATGCAGGATGTACTCACTTAAGTAGCTGGATATAGCAACTATTGTTGCGTGTTCCACTGTACCTTATAATAATTATACCCATTCTGAACTGGCTGCCTCAGTTAATGTGTGGTTTTGATACAGCAAATATGTACTGTGCCAGTACAGAGCACACTTTAAAGCCCCACCCTGAAGGGCATGCCATAACAAAAGCTATTTCACAGAAAGGTCGCTTCCCCTCTCGGTTCAGTTCCTATATCGAACAATCAATGGTTTAATATATAAccataattaaggctacattttatcCAATCCTTCTTCTCTGTGCAGTAATTTCTTGCTGATTAGCTAAGGCACGCTCGCTTAGCTATTTACTCAAATAATACCATCCTCTAAGTGTTACTTATTAAAGCTGTTACAGGCAACAATTTTCTGCTCTTTATATATTACACTTTCATTTTGCTTACCTATAGTATAAAATCCAATACCACTTACCATCTGGGGAAAtgacctttaatttaaaaaaatagagattACATTTTTAACCCTTGCAAAATCTGACTTTAGACAGCTATTAAATGCTTCCATGGAAGTACAGCATTGGGATTCCTCTACATCATCCGTTCAGGATGTGCTACTTGCCACATCTGCCTTGGCAAAACCTGCCTTCAGCTACACGAGTCACAGCACATTTTCCCCATTCTAGTGCCCGATTTGTGGTCCATAAGCGCCGTGTGGGCTGTTTCTAAAGCAAACCCTCAACTCTGTTACATTTAGTGCAGTTGCAAttgtcttttttcctcttttttccctGCTGTCCTGTTCTTCAACCGTTGGAAGCGATGACTCATCAGCTGGGCTCCACTATTGCTGGGTGTCCTTAGTTTCTGCCAATTCTGAGAGTTGTAGCACTGCACACTGCAATCCACACCAAGGGAAGGGAAGTTTGCAAATCTCTTCCCAGCAGTCATTGTCTATATCATAACCCACCACATCTTGGGTTGGCACCTCCTGTGAGTCTTGCCATTTCTTTCCCCCAATGAGAAGTGCCGTTTCCTCCACCACAGCCAGACCATAGCAAAATCGATCATAGATCAATGGCCGTAAGCGAGTCCACTGGTTTGGGGCAGGGTCGTACCTTTCTATTTCAGAGAATGGTTCATAAAGTCCTAAAAATGTGAAGATGGCCTCTCTAATCGTTGCCATCTGGTGCCCAAATCGAGCAATGCTCATGGAGGCTTGCTTTCTCCACTGTCCTTCCAAGCTGCTCAAAGAGAACACATCCTTACTTGTGTTGGTTTGATCTGTGTATTTGCCACCTGAGATGTAGATCGTGTTCTTGCAAACTGTACTGGCATGGCCATGCATCTTGCATGGCAATTCTGTAGCCTTCATCCATCTGTCTCTGCTAATGTTATAGACTTCAACAGATGAATGCAGTGATCCGGTCTCGCCTCTTCCACCAATTGCGAAGATCATGTTGTCCAGGATGCAACAAGAAAATTGGCACCTCTTTTCAAGCATTTCTGTGATTTGGGTCCACTTGTTAAATCTTGGGTCATAACGGTGGACCTTGTTTGTAACTGACAAGCTGGTGCTTTTCATGTCATTTTGCAAATCTGCTGTTTCCCCACCCAGCACGTACAGGTAGTTTCCAATCACACACATGCAGTGATTCTGTACTCTGTCCTGCACCTGCGTTAGAGTTCTCCATTTGTGATTGTAAACATCAAAGGCCATCACATCGCTGACCAGCCCCTCATTTGAAGTCCCCCCTCCTAGTAGGATGATTCGCGTTTGCTGGTTTCTCAGGGTGCTATACTTATCCTGCAGGATGGGCTGTTTAAAAACTAATGAATGGTAGTTTATTGCTTTTATGATCAAGCATTTAATAGGTGTCGTGAGAGACACTTCTGACTGAGTGTAGACTTTTCTCAGATCTTCCACTGGGATGAGACCAAATCTTATATGTTCTAATAGGTTACTTCTGTGAGTCAACCTGGATTTATCATGCTTCAGCCAGATGAGCACTAGATTTAGTAGGCAGGATTCGTTCACCATAGGGACATCAGGGGATTCTACCACTGCCATCAATGATCTGAAGTTCAGTAAGAGCAGCTCCATGAAATGCAAATCCAAAAGTTTCCAGAGATTACTGATGATGTATTTTTCTGTCGCCGACAAAGCATCTGGAAGATAGAACTTCGTGGCAATGTTGGCAGAAAAACAGCAGTTTTCCAGGGTCAGGTTGTTAACCAAGTACTGATTGCACAGGCCAATAGCCTCAGTCACTTGCAAGTAACTGGCAGCTTCCAGGGTGTCCTCCAGATTCTCGAAAGAAAGGGGCAACCAGGAGGTATAAATGAAATCCAGAACATGCTGGAGACCAGTAGGTGAGATGACTTGTAGGTGAATGACACTGGCTTTGGATTCTTTTGTGTAGCTTTTGAACATAGCTCTGAAATAATCACTGGAGCAGGCCAGCAGAGACTTGTGTGCAGGAAACTCATTTTCCTTCACCTTCAGTAAAATATCACACATCAAGCCTTCGGCTCTAAGCATTTGGTACTGAGAGAGCACAGTACTGCAGTGTGCTTTGCAGTAGGCCAGGAAGTAACTCATGGTGCATAATACGATGCTTTAAgctaatttattaaaattaaaatgcaatgaCCAATTAGAACAGTTGCACAAATCAACTTCTAGGTCCCTTTGTAAGAATGCCCATCAGAGCCTCCATCTATTCGAGAAAAGCCCAACcaagaaaatcaggccctttcctAGCCTAGCAGGCTAGCTTAGTACATTTGCAGTGAATTAAACACATTCATTCAATGAGAAAACAGCTGAACCTAGTATCAGCCTTGGGATGCTTACTTTTCTTGTTTCCATTTCATGCAGAAGGATGGAAGGTCCACAGTTGCGGGGAGCTACTGCTTGGCTGGCCATCATGTGACAGATGTGGGAGCTAGATGACAGTCTTTACACATGGAATTTTGCGTCGGCTCAGACGTCTCTCCCGCTCCTTCTTTCTCGGCAGGCTGATCAAATAGCTCGTCTGTGGCTGACAGTGCATGGCGTTGAGCAGAAACCGATGAGAGGGGGGAAGTGATGAGGAGAACGTTTGCTGTTGCTTTTTCTGTCTAAGCCTTGTTTGTATTTCAAACTTAGATAAGTTTAGATCTCACTGACCGTGGGACAACAGAGCATGTTTGGTGATCTTCTCTCACTGTGTTAGGAAAGCTGGGCTGAAAAGCAAATCAGCACCCAGGGAGCAGAGCAAAAGGGCTTTCTGAGCGTATAAATCTTGTGCCTGGAAGCAGAAAGAGAGGCAAAATACCATGATTAGTCACTGGGTTAATTTGACATGCATTTCTGAGCCCTTTGGTTTAAATGGTATCACCATAACTCACACCTACCAGAATAGAATGCAAACACAAGCTCCGTGACATAGCTGTCCAAGAGCTGaactgagctgggggtggggagaaggataGGGCGGGGGAAGAATCTAGTAGTTTTATGAACAGCCTGAGCCAAAGCATCTGTCATTGAATGACCTGAATGGAAATCACGAGAGTAACACATTTGTATAAAGTGGTGACAAAAATAGATCCCATGTTATGTCATAGTAAACTGAACTCTGCTTATAGAGGAGAGAGAATTGGCATCTGTTACCAGCTAGAAACAAATCCCTGAACTTCTGTGGATAGTCCATAGCTGACTATATTAACTTTTCCACTTTGAGTTTGTTCTAATTAAGTACAAATAAAGGAGGATTATCTGATTTCTCACCTATGCCTTCTGGGATCTAATTCCCACCAGGGAAGGGAGGTGTGGATGGGCTACATATCTTGGTGTCTTGAGGCTTTAGCTTTGTTTGAGTAGACCTGGGTTCAGGCTCTGAAATACGGGACAGACAACAATCAGGAGTTTCCTTTTGACACCCCTGCTTCCAAACACTCAAGGCTTGCAAAGTGACAGAGTTGATAAAATGCTAGAGCATCCTGCTGCATTGTGGACCAACAGACTCTGGGGCAAAGTCCTGCAGTTGTCCTTTGCTGTCATCCACAGGTAAAGTTTCTCAGCATTCGAGTGGCTACATGATATAATTTCTATTCATTCTCTGTACACTGGTACAATTTCACAGCTGATTGGAGTGTTTTTTTTCTAGGAGGGTTTGTTTTCACAGTGAATGAAGATGATTACAAGCTGCAGTAGATAAAacagagactgagtgacttgATCATGCATCAGAATTATACAGTGTCTCCTActctgacttttttaaaatgtgcgtGTTCATTGCTATAGCATTTTAGAAATGATTTTTCTGCAGAGACCCACTCTCGGTCATTATATGAGAGACCATAAATCAGGGTCTTGTTGAAATAATAACCTGTGTTGCTAACTAGGTGAAACTAACACAGACTGGtcagggggtgagagagagagattttttcttatataagcttcCTGTATCCCTGGGaggaaattttaaaacatttaagagGAAATTAAGCAATATTCTGTGATTTAGGTCAAGCAATCTGATTGGtcttttgcctttcttttttGCACCAACTAAAGATAAAATGATTCCCCATTGCCATCAAACTTGTGCAGTCAGTCACACCTGTGGGTTCAGAGTGGATTTTAAATGCTACATTTCTCATTGTCATGGTGACActtcctttgcttttgttttgtacaTGATGTAGATGATACAAGGGTGCAATCAGACCCAGACTGTTTAAAAGACTCTAGAAACTGTAGCTGATCCACTGTGTCACTGTAACCAGGAGAGGAGATGTGAATGCAGCTGAACAAAATGGGGCTTCTCTATATACAAaagctgcactggtttaactcaaatcagtaactgaggcctggtctacacacagggTTGCACCAGCTTAACTATCAGGGTAATGATAACCTacttagttaaactggtgcagctttcTATGTTGACACTCTGATGTTAATGCAAGCTGGCTTATATTGGTTTaccttacatttttaaattataagtGTAGTAGTACCTATTGTAAATACATAGTGTAAATTACAGGTGCAGGCTAAACTGGTGTGCGCCAATTTTAAACTGATATGTGTCCACACACACAGTTGTGCTGATTTAACTAAATCTATTTAACATCATACCTACAACTGGTGTAACGCCTGCCTACAGACAAACTCTGACTTAAGCTAAATTGATATATGCCAGTTGTAAATGTATTGAAGTGTGTCCACATgggtttaactaaactgatttaaaaccaatttcagcTAAACTGTTGCAATAGTTACATGCAGACCAGCCCTCAGTTATGCCCATGTAACTCTGAAGTggatgagaggagaatttggttcATTTTAGCTGGTAGAAATATTCATCTGGGGCATTTAATTGTCTGACTGGTCATTTCATTAATTACAGAAAGACCTAAACATTGgggtggtttatttttttttaacgaagagttgaaataaaattaaatctttTCTTAAGTCCTTCTCCAGAGTGTGGTGTTATAAGAGCAATGCCCTCATGCCAAACTGTAAAGTTTTTGGCTGAACATAATGAGAAAGgttataatattttttatttcaaagtaaGGAACTTTCCTCACTGATTGGTTGGTTGGAAGATCAAGCCCAGTGCTTTTACCTGAATCCCTAGATAGCCTTTAAAGTTAGGTTAAAATTGATATTTCAATTACACATTATTTAATTGGgaaaccaaactttaaaaaaaaaaaaaaactatatgcATCCATTAGATTTAGTGAAGCTACTTGGCAGAGACTTTTAGCATATTTTCTATCTAAAATGGAGATGGTTTGGAATAAAACCTCAGTTATATGGAAGTACCCAACAGCCTTCAATACCTTGGAAATGCCAGATGAGAATGGGCATACAAAACAGATAAGAATGGGTTGTGCAAAACTTCTAGGCTTTGacttttgcaattatttttttccagttgaaaagCTGGGAAATATCACACTTTGCAAAACTTTGTCCAATGTCATTAAATAGCTTAGAACAGACCACCAGTTAGCAAAGATTTCTATTACCTTTTTAAACGTTCCCATTATTTTGTAAGAAAAGggcacagaaaagagaaaaaacagtgtACAAAGTTATACAATTAAAACTGGGCTCATCAGTGACAAGTAGTTCACAGTAAAACAGTCATTACAAAGAGGCACCGTGAGCAGGATTTTAGCTACAAAATGTTCCATAGGCAATCAGCATGTGGTGGGTACTGCACTGACTCTACAAAGagatgagaaggaaaaaaaacatgctGACTTTTGAGCTGCACaccagtgacatcatcacttcaAGCAAATCTCTTTTAGTTGCTGGTCCAGCTTGTGATGTTATTTCTAAAATTCTTCCCCCTCTTCTCTTTTTCAGGTGctctttttttttgtctcccaGGAGGACACATTTAATTAGCGTGTTTATTGCTCCCTCAATGGATTAAATATGTGTTCCGCGTTGAATAAAAAGCAAGTTGGGAAAGCTTTTAAACAGGGTTTACGTGTCAGAGTGATTGCTGTGGGATGGGCATGTCAATATTTGGGCTGTTGCTAGCACATGAGCTACTAAGGAATAATGAGGGCAAGCACATAGAAAATAATGTGTAGAATATTTAATAAAGAGACCTATTATAATTTCTGCTTTGGATCACCAGGAGGAGGGAGGTGGTGGTTATGCTGCAGCTTTCTCCCAAGAGCTCAACTGGGGAAAGGAGTTTTCCCTTGTGGTCTGGTGCCCAGAGCGGCCTCATGCCCCCAAGCTGTCCAGGAGTTGCTCTGAATCCCCCTCTCCATCCAATGCGACCCACTTTGGAGGCTGTGCTGGGGTGctagcagggagaggggggaggaaatTGCAGGCTTCAGATGGGTGTTCCAGCATCAAGGGTCCTGCACCCTGGGTGTGGCCAGCTTCGGGGCTGAATCAGacacagtgggagttttgcaccTGGCTTAGCGAAGACCagattgggccctaaattaaaactattttactGGATGTCCACTTCTGATTAGAAAGCAGG carries:
- the KLHL34 gene encoding kelch-like protein 34; translation: MSYFLAYCKAHCSTVLSQYQMLRAEGLMCDILLKVKENEFPAHKSLLACSSDYFRAMFKSYTKESKASVIHLQVISPTGLQHVLDFIYTSWLPLSFENLEDTLEAASYLQVTEAIGLCNQYLVNNLTLENCCFSANIATKFYLPDALSATEKYIISNLWKLLDLHFMELLLLNFRSLMAVVESPDVPMVNESCLLNLVLIWLKHDKSRLTHRSNLLEHIRFGLIPVEDLRKVYTQSEVSLTTPIKCLIIKAINYHSLVFKQPILQDKYSTLRNQQTRIILLGGGTSNEGLVSDVMAFDVYNHKWRTLTQVQDRVQNHCMCVIGNYLYVLGGETADLQNDMKSTSLSVTNKVHRYDPRFNKWTQITEMLEKRCQFSCCILDNMIFAIGGRGETGSLHSSVEVYNISRDRWMKATELPCKMHGHASTVCKNTIYISGGKYTDQTNTSKDVFSLSSLEGQWRKQASMSIARFGHQMATIREAIFTFLGLYEPFSEIERYDPAPNQWTRLRPLIYDRFCYGLAVVEETALLIGGKKWQDSQEVPTQDVVGYDIDNDCWEEICKLPFPWCGLQCAVLQLSELAETKDTQQ